The following are encoded together in the Streptomyces sp. NBC_00341 genome:
- the mshD gene encoding mycothiol synthase produces the protein MTTDVPLPAPGREIRTLDALDPEQAEAVSGLLAEAARSDGRQAVSEQGRLQLRGGHREGVRHFLLTAGGVLVGYAQLEDTDPVEAPAAELVVHPSHRGHGHGRALGAALLAATGKRLRVWAHGGRSAARHLAQVLGLSLFRELRQLRRPLSPLNIAEPVLPPGVTVRAFVPGQDDAAWLAVNRAAFAHHPEQGSLTQRDLDDRKAEPWFDPKGFFLAERATDDGATDDGGTELIGFHWTKVHAEDQLGEVYVVGIRPDAQGGGLGKALTAIGLRHLAAEGLPTAMLYVDADNTAAVAVYERMGFTTHEVDLMYRTES, from the coding sequence ATGACGACTGACGTACCCCTCCCCGCCCCCGGCCGCGAGATCCGGACGCTCGACGCCCTCGACCCCGAGCAGGCGGAGGCCGTGTCCGGGCTGCTCGCGGAGGCGGCCAGGTCCGACGGCAGGCAGGCCGTGTCCGAGCAGGGGCGGCTGCAGCTGCGCGGCGGTCACCGGGAGGGCGTGCGGCACTTCCTGCTGACCGCCGGGGGCGTGCTCGTCGGGTACGCGCAGCTGGAGGACACCGACCCCGTGGAGGCGCCGGCCGCCGAGCTGGTCGTGCACCCCTCGCACCGGGGGCACGGGCACGGGCGGGCGCTCGGGGCGGCGCTGCTGGCCGCCACGGGGAAGCGGCTGCGGGTGTGGGCGCACGGCGGCAGGTCAGCCGCGCGCCACCTCGCCCAGGTCCTCGGCCTCTCGCTCTTCCGCGAACTGCGGCAACTGCGGCGCCCGTTGAGCCCGCTGAACATCGCGGAGCCGGTGCTGCCGCCGGGCGTCACCGTCCGCGCGTTCGTCCCCGGCCAGGACGACGCCGCCTGGCTGGCCGTGAACCGCGCCGCCTTCGCCCACCACCCCGAGCAGGGCTCGCTGACCCAGCGCGACCTCGACGACCGCAAGGCCGAGCCCTGGTTCGACCCGAAGGGCTTCTTCCTCGCGGAGCGCGCCACCGATGACGGCGCCACCGATGACGGCGGCACCGAGCTGATCGGCTTCCACTGGACGAAGGTGCACGCCGAGGACCAGCTCGGTGAGGTGTACGTCGTCGGCATCCGGCCCGACGCGCAGGGCGGCGGCCTGGGCAAGGCGCTCACCGCGATCGGGCTGCGCCACCTCGCCGCCGAGGGGCTGCCGACCGCGATGCTCTACGTCGACGCGGACAACACCGCGGCCGTGGCGGTCTACGAGCGGATGGGCTTCACCACCCACGAGGTGGACCTGATGTACCGCACGGAGTCCTGA